In a genomic window of Azospirillum baldaniorum:
- a CDS encoding HepT-like ribonuclease domain-containing protein has product MKPDDLFRIRHMIEAGESALRFITGRQRADLDGDEMLRFALVRAVEIVGEAASRISPDTRAGAPTVPWSAIVAMRNRLIHAYFDIDHDILWKTVTEEIPDLLPLLRSLLPTD; this is encoded by the coding sequence ATGAAGCCCGATGACCTCTTTCGCATCCGCCACATGATCGAGGCGGGGGAAAGCGCCCTGCGCTTCATCACCGGTCGCCAGCGCGCTGACCTGGACGGCGACGAGATGCTGCGCTTCGCCCTGGTGCGCGCCGTCGAAATCGTCGGCGAGGCGGCATCCAGAATTTCACCCGACACGCGGGCCGGAGCACCGACGGTGCCCTGGTCCGCTATCGTCGCCATGCGCAACCGGCTGATCCACGCCTATTTCGACATCGACCACGACATCCTGTGGAAGACGGTGACCGAGGAAATCCCCGACCTTCTTCCGCTGCTGCGCTCCCTTCTGCCCACGGACTGA
- a CDS encoding retron system putative HNH endonuclease, which produces MKHCRKSTPEPPKLTEFRAANPQAKWDELRDHACYGDVRDATRRDQGGLCAYCELSLTDDNEQIAHFHPKSDHAGTVNWALTWENLWLACKGGTQTHHNDPACYRPPLPDNRSCDENKKDDIVDGHVLSPEEVPLFPRIFRFEQSPNEIRIVPDENGCEQAGIPIEKVQRTIDVFNLNCQRLAEARLSVYRPIESTLKKLRESSFSTEQKVEKQRQFAARHLTIDAGHRWPRFFTLLRWQFGMVAETHLNSLPYQG; this is translated from the coding sequence GTGAAGCATTGCCGGAAATCAACCCCGGAGCCACCCAAGCTGACCGAGTTCCGTGCGGCCAATCCGCAGGCAAAGTGGGACGAGCTTCGCGATCATGCCTGCTATGGTGACGTTCGCGACGCGACGCGGCGCGATCAAGGTGGTCTGTGCGCCTATTGCGAACTGTCACTGACCGACGACAATGAGCAAATCGCCCACTTCCATCCCAAAAGCGACCATGCCGGAACCGTTAACTGGGCCCTGACGTGGGAGAACCTCTGGTTGGCTTGCAAGGGCGGAACGCAGACACATCACAACGATCCGGCCTGTTACCGCCCCCCGCTGCCCGACAATAGGAGTTGCGACGAGAACAAGAAAGACGACATCGTCGATGGGCATGTTCTCTCTCCGGAAGAGGTGCCCCTATTTCCGCGCATCTTCCGATTTGAGCAAAGCCCAAATGAAATCAGAATTGTGCCCGACGAAAACGGGTGCGAACAGGCGGGAATACCAATCGAGAAGGTTCAGAGGACTATCGACGTCTTCAATCTGAATTGCCAGCGGTTGGCAGAGGCACGGCTGTCCGTCTATCGCCCGATTGAGTCGACGCTCAAGAAGCTGCGGGAATCCTCGTTCTCAACGGAACAGAAGGTTGAAAAACAGCGGCAGTTTGCGGCTCGTCATTTGACCATAGACGCAGGGCATCGCTGGCCGCGCTTCTTCACCCTTCTCCGTTGGCAGTTTGGTATGGTCGCCGAAACGCATCTGAACTCCCTTCCGTATCAAGGTTAG
- a CDS encoding nucleotidyltransferase family protein, whose translation MPTRLFPDDAALASVCRRHRIRRLALFGSMLKGSNRHDSDVDLLVEFEPEAKPGLLTMARIEIELSPLVGGRKVDLRTAQDLSRYFRDEVVRMAEVQYEAR comes from the coding sequence ATGCCCACCCGCCTCTTCCCCGACGATGCCGCCCTGGCTTCGGTCTGCCGCCGCCACCGCATCCGGCGACTGGCCCTGTTCGGCTCGATGCTCAAGGGCAGCAATCGACACGACAGCGATGTGGACCTGCTGGTGGAATTCGAGCCGGAGGCCAAGCCCGGCCTGCTGACGATGGCGCGGATCGAGATCGAACTGTCGCCGCTGGTGGGCGGGCGCAAGGTCGATCTGCGCACCGCCCAGGACTTGAGCCGCTACTTCCGCGACGAGGTGGTGCGGATGGCCGAGGTTCAATATGAAGCCCGATGA
- a CDS encoding DUF1156 domain-containing protein, translated as MPVRTRKKLIEVALPLEAINQESAREKSIRHGHPSTLHLWWARRPLAAARAVIFAQIVDDPSSWPDLFPTTNAQQKERDRLFEIIKALVKWENTTNEAVLEQARAEIWQSWRRTCAENADHPRARELFDRHVLPGFHDPFAGGGALPLEAQRLGLESYATDLNPVAVLINKAMIEIPPKFAGLPPVNPRSREELARGGTWNGKGAQGLAEDVRHYGQWMRDEAEKRIGHLYPKIEITAEVAAERPDLARMVGRRLTVIAWLWARTVKSPNPAFRDVDVPLASTFILSTKTGKDAFVEPVIESGGYRFAVKVGKPRDAEAAKNGTKLGRGANFQCVMSGSPITPDYIKGEGQAGRMGARLMAIVAEGDRGRIYLSPTVEMENLATKAVPDWKPETSLPNDPRNFWTVQYGLTTYGDLFTPRQLVALTTFSDLVQEARERIKSDAMTAGRLDDSKPLADGGAGATAYADAVAVYCGFSVSKATDRNSSLCVWESRMDRMRGTFGRQALPMTWDYVETNPFSGAGGDFYGTTHSLCEVLDKFIDCAGGKATQSDAQTQTTSNARVISTDPPYYDNIGYADLSDFFYVWLRRTLRPVFPDLFSTLAVPKAEELVATPYRHGGKEAAETFFLTGMTAAMHRLAEQAHPAFPVTIYYAFKQSETASDAGTASTGWETFLDAVIRAGFAVSGTWPMRSELATRNIGRGTNALASSIILVCRQRPESAPTATKREFRNVLKAELPAALAHLQRGNIAPVDLAQSAIGPGMAVYTRYSKVLDAEGKPVSVRDALALINEVLDEALAEQEGDFDSDTRWALTWFEHVGFNDGAYGDAETLSKAKNTSVRGLEETKILLSKGSKVRLFRPADLPYDWDPAEDTRLTVWEMVHHLIRVLEADGEAAAARLVAVLGSKAEVARELAYRLYTLCERKKRAAEAMSYNGLVQSWPEILRLSREVQPETPAQGALL; from the coding sequence ATGCCGGTCAGAACCCGCAAGAAGCTCATCGAAGTCGCCCTGCCTCTGGAGGCCATCAACCAGGAGAGCGCGCGGGAGAAGTCGATTCGGCATGGGCATCCCAGCACACTGCATCTGTGGTGGGCACGGCGGCCCTTGGCGGCGGCGCGGGCGGTGATCTTCGCGCAGATAGTGGATGACCCGTCGTCGTGGCCGGACCTGTTCCCCACGACCAATGCGCAGCAGAAGGAACGTGACCGGCTGTTCGAGATTATCAAGGCGTTGGTGAAATGGGAGAACACGACCAACGAGGCGGTGCTGGAACAGGCCCGCGCGGAAATCTGGCAAAGCTGGCGGCGGACCTGCGCCGAGAACGCCGACCATCCGCGCGCAAGGGAATTGTTCGACCGCCATGTGCTGCCCGGCTTCCACGACCCCTTCGCGGGCGGCGGCGCACTGCCGCTGGAGGCGCAGCGGCTGGGGCTGGAGTCGTACGCCACCGACCTCAACCCGGTGGCGGTGCTGATCAATAAGGCAATGATCGAAATCCCACCCAAATTCGCTGGGCTGCCGCCGGTCAACCCGCGATCCCGCGAGGAGTTGGCGCGCGGCGGCACATGGAACGGCAAGGGGGCGCAAGGGCTGGCTGAGGACGTGCGCCATTACGGCCAATGGATGCGGGACGAGGCGGAAAAGCGCATCGGCCACCTGTATCCCAAGATCGAGATTACGGCGGAGGTGGCCGCCGAGCGGCCCGACTTGGCGCGGATGGTGGGCCGCCGGTTGACCGTCATCGCTTGGCTGTGGGCGCGCACGGTGAAAAGCCCGAACCCCGCCTTCCGTGACGTGGATGTGCCGCTGGCTTCCACCTTCATACTGTCCACCAAAACGGGCAAGGATGCCTTCGTCGAGCCGGTAATCGAGAGCGGCGGCTATCGCTTCGCCGTCAAGGTCGGCAAGCCGAGGGACGCCGAGGCGGCGAAGAACGGCACCAAGCTGGGGCGGGGGGCCAATTTCCAATGTGTGATGTCGGGTTCGCCGATTACGCCCGACTACATCAAGGGGGAAGGCCAAGCCGGTCGGATGGGGGCGCGGCTGATGGCGATTGTCGCCGAAGGAGACCGGGGCCGCATCTATCTGTCGCCCACCGTTGAAATGGAGAACTTGGCGACCAAAGCGGTACCCGATTGGAAGCCGGAAACCAGTTTGCCGAATGATCCCCGCAACTTCTGGACCGTTCAGTACGGCCTGACCACCTACGGCGACCTGTTCACCCCGCGCCAACTGGTGGCGCTGACGACGTTTTCGGATTTGGTACAGGAGGCGCGGGAGCGGATTAAGTCTGACGCCATGACCGCCGGACGCCTCGACGACAGCAAGCCCCTCGCCGATGGCGGCGCAGGAGCCACCGCCTATGCTGACGCTGTAGCTGTATACTGCGGATTCTCCGTAAGTAAGGCCACTGATCGCAACTCATCTTTGTGCGTCTGGGAAAGCCGAATGGACCGTATGCGCGGAACGTTTGGCAGACAGGCACTGCCGATGACTTGGGATTATGTTGAAACCAATCCCTTTTCAGGTGCAGGCGGAGATTTTTACGGCACAACGCACTCATTGTGCGAAGTGCTAGACAAATTTATAGATTGCGCTGGCGGAAAGGCAACGCAGAGCGACGCGCAAACCCAAACGACTAGCAATGCCCGCGTTATATCCACAGACCCACCCTACTACGACAACATCGGTTACGCCGACTTGTCCGACTTCTTCTATGTCTGGCTGCGCCGCACCCTGCGTCCGGTCTTCCCCGACCTGTTCTCCACCCTGGCAGTGCCCAAGGCCGAGGAACTTGTGGCGACCCCCTATCGCCATGGCGGCAAGGAGGCGGCTGAGACCTTCTTCCTGACCGGGATGACGGCAGCTATGCACCGTTTGGCTGAACAAGCCCATCCCGCCTTTCCGGTCACCATCTATTACGCCTTCAAGCAGTCGGAAACCGCCAGCGACGCCGGAACTGCGAGTACAGGCTGGGAAACCTTCCTGGATGCTGTCATCCGCGCCGGATTCGCCGTCAGCGGCACTTGGCCCATGCGGTCCGAATTGGCAACTCGAAACATTGGACGCGGCACCAACGCCTTAGCGTCCTCTATCATCCTGGTCTGCCGTCAGCGGCCCGAAAGCGCTCCCACCGCCACCAAGCGCGAGTTCCGCAACGTACTGAAGGCCGAACTTCCCGCTGCCCTCGCGCATCTCCAGCGTGGCAACATTGCGCCGGTGGACTTGGCGCAATCGGCTATCGGCCCAGGGATGGCGGTCTATACCCGCTATTCCAAGGTGCTGGACGCCGAGGGCAAGCCGGTGTCGGTGCGCGACGCCCTGGCCCTAATCAACGAGGTGCTGGACGAGGCCCTAGCCGAGCAGGAGGGCGATTTCGACTCCGACACCCGCTGGGCGCTGACTTGGTTCGAGCACGTGGGCTTCAACGACGGCGCTTATGGCGACGCGGAAACCCTGTCCAAAGCCAAGAACACCAGTGTCCGTGGTCTTGAAGAAACGAAAATCCTGTTGTCTAAGGGCAGCAAGGTGCGGCTGTTCCGTCCGGCCGATCTGCCCTACGACTGGGACCCGGCCGAGGACACACGCCTGACGGTCTGGGAGATGGTCCACCACTTGATCCGTGTGCTGGAAGCCGACGGCGAGGCGGCGGCGGCCCGACTCGTGGCTGTCCTCGGCTCAAAGGCCGAGGTCGCCCGCGAACTCGCCTACCGTCTCTATACCCTGTGTGAACGCAAGAAGCGGGCGGCGGAAGCCATGTCCTACAACGGCCTAGTGCAAAGCTGGCCGGAAATCCTGCGCCTGTCGCGTGAGGTGCAACCCGAGACGCCCGCCCAGGGCGCGCTGCTGTAA
- a CDS encoding recombinase family protein: protein MKLGYCRVSTDDQHLDAQRAALTAAGVERIYEEKESGGRWDRPVLHELLRSLRPGDEVLVVRLDRLSRSVRDTLTILERIGETGAGFRSLTEGIETVSPAGRMLTTMLAAFAEYERAILRQRTRDGLAAAKRRGSCLGRRPKLSAVQRQAVVQNVTAGTWTRAEAARIMDVDPATITRVMVSAVAA from the coding sequence ATGAAGCTGGGTTACTGCCGGGTCAGCACCGACGATCAGCACCTTGATGCCCAGCGCGCCGCGCTGACGGCCGCCGGGGTCGAACGCATCTATGAGGAGAAGGAGTCTGGTGGCCGTTGGGACCGGCCCGTCCTGCACGAACTCCTTCGCTCGCTCCGCCCTGGCGATGAGGTCCTGGTAGTCCGCCTCGACCGGCTATCCCGCTCCGTCCGGGACACGCTGACAATCCTGGAACGCATTGGCGAGACGGGCGCCGGTTTCCGGTCGCTCACCGAAGGCATCGAGACGGTGAGCCCGGCGGGCAGGATGCTGACCACCATGCTGGCCGCGTTTGCCGAGTACGAGCGCGCCATCCTGCGCCAGAGGACCCGCGACGGGCTGGCTGCCGCCAAACGTCGGGGAAGTTGCCTGGGGCGGCGTCCGAAGCTGTCGGCGGTCCAGCGGCAGGCCGTCGTCCAGAATGTGACCGCCGGTACCTGGACACGGGCGGAGGCGGCCCGCATCATGGACGTAGACCCGGCGACGATCACGCGCGTAATGGTGAGCGCCGTGGCAGCCTGA
- a CDS encoding AAA family ATPase, with translation MKLSRIEITNFRCFESLTVSLQPDVNVLVGVNAAGKTTILDAIAIALYDVVAANGGGGKRQRQAQQTALRPSDIHIAPGASDQMSGRKDHVLFRAWATDFYPVTGFMTAERLEGHPALVWQDYIRYAPPNDFNYSSGGSDDLNSYFKALWDAARKEAKALIAFPVVAYYRATRRISEMPPLGDIFKLRLERQLAFKDAMDAGASYQSMCQWFYLRENQELREKLRTQEVQDFQYPDLKAIRQAISKTLENVKRVFFGENPPSLMVEFENGSGAPRSMALTQLSDGYRNLLGVVLDFSRRLALAHPNWDNPLEAPGILLIDEIDLHLHPKWQQRIIPSLQDVFPNTQIIVTTHSPQVLTTVRRRNITIIKDQQLHMPHGSTYGAESQQVMRQVMGADGRPPDNPNAEAIYELFALINRGELEAAGEKCQELMSLIGPDDPALIEAETTIKNRLWEKELGL, from the coding sequence ATGAAACTATCCAGGATCGAGATCACCAACTTTCGCTGTTTCGAGAGCCTGACGGTATCGCTTCAGCCCGACGTGAATGTCCTGGTCGGCGTGAACGCGGCAGGCAAGACCACCATCCTGGATGCTATCGCGATCGCGCTCTATGACGTCGTGGCGGCGAATGGCGGCGGCGGCAAACGGCAGCGGCAGGCTCAGCAGACGGCCCTTCGCCCGTCGGACATCCACATCGCGCCTGGAGCGTCGGATCAGATGTCGGGGCGGAAGGATCATGTTCTTTTCCGAGCCTGGGCGACCGACTTTTACCCGGTTACCGGCTTCATGACGGCCGAGCGGTTGGAGGGCCATCCTGCTCTCGTGTGGCAGGATTACATCCGGTATGCGCCACCAAATGATTTCAATTATTCATCGGGTGGTTCGGACGATCTCAACAGCTACTTTAAAGCGCTTTGGGATGCGGCACGAAAAGAGGCAAAGGCGCTGATTGCCTTCCCTGTTGTTGCGTATTACAGGGCAACCCGCCGGATATCTGAAATGCCCCCCCTTGGTGACATCTTCAAACTCAGGCTGGAGCGGCAACTGGCGTTCAAGGACGCTATGGACGCTGGCGCGAGCTATCAGTCCATGTGCCAGTGGTTCTACTTGCGTGAAAACCAGGAACTACGTGAAAAGCTGAGGACTCAAGAGGTACAGGATTTCCAGTACCCTGATCTAAAGGCCATTCGTCAAGCGATCTCCAAGACTTTGGAAAATGTGAAACGGGTATTCTTTGGTGAAAACCCCCCGAGTCTAATGGTGGAATTTGAAAATGGCAGTGGTGCCCCACGGTCCATGGCTTTGACACAGCTCAGCGACGGATATCGGAACCTTCTGGGGGTTGTCCTGGATTTCTCACGACGGCTCGCCCTGGCTCATCCGAACTGGGACAATCCGCTAGAGGCACCTGGCATTCTGCTGATCGACGAAATTGATCTGCATCTGCATCCCAAATGGCAGCAGCGGATCATTCCAAGCCTACAGGATGTCTTCCCCAACACGCAGATTATTGTGACGACTCACAGCCCACAGGTATTGACCACGGTGCGTCGCCGGAACATCACTATCATCAAAGACCAGCAGCTCCACATGCCTCACGGCAGCACCTACGGCGCCGAGAGCCAGCAGGTCATGCGCCAAGTCATGGGAGCGGATGGACGCCCGCCGGACAACCCGAACGCAGAGGCGATCTACGAACTTTTTGCCTTGATCAATCGAGGAGAGTTGGAAGCTGCGGGCGAAAAATGCCAGGAACTGATGTCTCTGATCGGACCGGATGATCCGGCTCTCATCGAAGCCGAAACCACGATCAAGAACCGGCTTTGGGAAAAGGAGCTGGGACTGTGA
- a CDS encoding WYL domain-containing protein — translation MDEGRTNLRWGIKRRLEFIEFRLFWEGHVNRSDIVNAFGVSIPQASTDLNRYLDIAPANMAYDKSAKAYVRGPDFSPRFLSPDADRYLAQLRSVSDGILDQGETWIGQLPGLGATPALVRSVNPKVLRAVIAAIRRGEALEILYQSMSQPEPRWRWIAPHAIGFDGFRWHARAHSEGDDTFKDFVLSRILETRAIRPATADGNADLDWIEDVVLEIAPHPGLSPSQQRTIALDYGMTEGKSKVRVRRALLYYALKRLGLDTAPDARRPQDQHIVLINRDEVDSLTHKREESV, via the coding sequence ATGGACGAAGGGCGGACGAACCTGAGGTGGGGCATTAAGCGGCGGTTGGAATTCATCGAATTCCGGCTGTTCTGGGAAGGCCACGTCAACCGCAGTGACATCGTAAACGCCTTCGGCGTGTCGATACCGCAGGCGTCCACCGACCTCAACCGCTACCTGGACATCGCTCCAGCCAACATGGCCTACGACAAGAGTGCCAAAGCCTACGTGCGTGGGCCTGACTTCTCGCCCCGTTTCCTCTCTCCCGATGCCGACCGTTACCTCGCCCAGCTTCGTTCCGTGTCGGATGGCATCCTCGATCAGGGGGAAACCTGGATCGGCCAGCTTCCCGGCTTGGGGGCGACGCCCGCCTTGGTGCGCTCCGTCAATCCCAAGGTGCTGCGCGCTGTGATCGCCGCCATCCGGCGCGGGGAGGCCCTGGAAATCCTGTACCAGTCGATGAGCCAGCCTGAGCCGCGGTGGCGTTGGATCGCCCCCCACGCCATCGGCTTCGACGGCTTCCGCTGGCATGCCCGCGCTCATTCCGAAGGCGATGACACCTTCAAGGATTTTGTCCTGTCCCGCATCCTGGAGACCAGGGCCATCCGACCAGCGACCGCCGATGGCAACGCCGACCTGGACTGGATTGAGGACGTGGTCCTGGAGATCGCCCCCCATCCTGGCTTGTCACCGTCGCAGCAAAGGACCATCGCGCTCGATTACGGTATGACCGAGGGCAAGTCCAAAGTGCGGGTACGCCGGGCGCTGCTGTACTACGCTCTGAAGCGGCTGGGGCTGGATACCGCCCCCGACGCCCGACGCCCACAGGACCAGCATATCGTGCTGATCAACCGGGACGAGGTGGACAGCCTCACCCACAAGCGGGAGGAAAGCGTCTGA
- a CDS encoding helicase-related protein, translated as MARLEDLTPNASVRGILPNGLVTVVNVQWHGSAAVELTYKTPEGKVANELLYRHDEERIEVATAGRPWSFDGDGGLFRLVSEAQRIRLAHLFDPVLAVHTSVVEPLPHQITAVYESMLPRQPLRFLLADDPGAGKTIMAGLLMKELIVRGDLQRCLVVCPGSLAEQWQDELYRRFQLPFEILTNDKLEAARTGNWFLENNLVIARLDKLSRDEDVQQKLQAPDCRWDLVVCDEAHKLSATFFGGEVKYTKRYRLGQMLSSLTRHFLLMTATPHNGKEEDFQLFMALLDGDRFEGRFRDGTHTADVSDLMRRMVKERLLKFDGKPLFPERIAYTVPYKLSDSEARLYREVSDYVREEFNRADALQNDKRAGTVGFALTILQRRLASSPEAIYQSLRRRRERLESRLREMEILQRGAEIGAMLSTGRMLDADDVEDLDDAPDNEVQAAEEEILDQATAARSIGELKIEIDTLKRLEALALSIRRSGEDKKWRELASLLSEIFTPALIANGFAEDAEPYDAGVPAIPKPSPSPRQKLVLFTEHRDTLNYLEGRITTLLGRKEAVVAIHGGLGREERKKAEEAFKHDPEVKVLLATDAAGEGINLQRAHLMVNYDLPWNPNRLEQRFGRIHRIGQTEVCHLWNLVAEETREGDVYSKLLEKLEQARRALGGQVFDVLGKLQFDGRPLRELLIDAIRYGEQPEVRARLDQVIDDAVNREHLCGLLEDGALVQDSMDVSRVNRIREEMERAEARRLQPHYIESFFMEAFRRLGGATKQREPRRYEITHVPAPIRNRDRLIGIGEPVLPRYERIAFEKELVAPMGQPLAAFVCPGHPLLDSVIDLTLERHRDLLRRGTILVDERDFGTRPRLLFTLEHAIQDGAVTRGGERRVVSKRMLYVEIDEAGTTRPLRHAPYLDFRPLKDGEPNADAILARPECAWIGPGLEAQAIGHAVGTVVPEHLAEVKDRKLALLTKTEAAVKDRLTKEITYWDHRAEQLKLQEQAGKTNANLNSGEARKRADALQARLEKRLDEIKQERQMSPLPPVVLGGLLVVPIGLLNAITGKTMHQPSQPVDTMAAAARARDIIMEIERGLGFEPTDREFEKLGYDIESRVPGTGRLRFIEVKGRVTGANTITVTRNEILTSLNKPDDFILAVVEFDGPGHRVHYIRQPFSREPDFGVTSVNYSFAELIAKAGKPS; from the coding sequence ATGGCCCGCCTGGAAGACCTGACCCCCAACGCCTCGGTGCGTGGCATCCTGCCCAACGGGCTGGTGACGGTGGTCAATGTCCAGTGGCACGGCTCCGCCGCCGTGGAACTGACCTACAAGACGCCGGAAGGTAAGGTCGCCAACGAATTGCTCTACCGCCACGACGAGGAGCGGATCGAGGTGGCGACGGCAGGCAGGCCATGGTCGTTCGACGGCGATGGCGGCCTCTTCCGGCTGGTCTCCGAGGCACAACGCATTCGCTTGGCCCATCTGTTCGACCCGGTGCTGGCCGTCCACACCTCGGTGGTGGAGCCGCTGCCGCACCAGATCACCGCCGTCTATGAATCCATGTTGCCGCGCCAGCCTCTGCGCTTCCTGTTGGCCGACGACCCCGGCGCGGGCAAGACCATCATGGCCGGGCTGCTGATGAAGGAACTGATCGTGCGCGGTGACCTCCAGCGTTGTCTGGTGGTCTGCCCCGGCAGCCTGGCCGAGCAATGGCAGGACGAGCTTTATCGGCGCTTTCAGCTTCCATTCGAGATTCTGACCAACGACAAGCTGGAGGCGGCCCGCACCGGCAACTGGTTCCTGGAGAACAACCTCGTCATTGCCCGCTTGGACAAGCTCTCGCGCGACGAGGACGTGCAGCAGAAGCTGCAAGCGCCCGACTGTCGCTGGGACCTTGTGGTATGCGACGAGGCCCACAAGCTGTCCGCCACGTTCTTCGGGGGCGAGGTTAAGTACACCAAGCGCTACCGCCTGGGGCAGATGCTGTCCTCGCTGACCCGGCACTTCCTGCTGATGACGGCCACCCCGCACAACGGCAAGGAGGAGGACTTCCAGCTATTCATGGCGCTCCTGGACGGCGACCGCTTCGAGGGCCGCTTCCGAGACGGCACCCACACCGCCGACGTGTCCGACTTGATGCGCCGGATGGTCAAGGAAAGGCTGCTGAAATTCGACGGCAAGCCGTTGTTCCCCGAACGCATCGCCTACACCGTGCCCTACAAGCTGTCCGACTCCGAAGCCCGGCTGTATCGAGAGGTCAGCGATTACGTCCGGGAGGAGTTCAACCGCGCCGATGCGCTGCAAAACGACAAGCGGGCGGGCACCGTCGGCTTCGCGCTGACCATCCTGCAACGTCGCCTCGCCTCCTCGCCGGAAGCCATCTACCAGTCGCTTCGCCGCCGCCGCGAGCGGTTGGAAAGCCGCCTGCGCGAGATGGAAATCCTTCAGCGCGGGGCCGAAATCGGGGCCATGCTGTCCACCGGGCGGATGCTCGACGCCGACGACGTGGAGGATCTGGACGACGCCCCCGACAACGAGGTGCAGGCCGCCGAGGAAGAAATCCTCGATCAGGCCACCGCCGCCCGCAGCATCGGCGAACTCAAGATCGAGATCGACACCCTGAAGCGGCTGGAGGCTCTGGCGCTGTCCATCCGCCGCAGCGGCGAGGACAAGAAGTGGCGCGAACTGGCGAGCCTGTTGTCCGAGATCTTCACCCCCGCGCTCATCGCCAACGGCTTCGCAGAGGACGCCGAACCCTATGACGCGGGCGTCCCGGCCATTCCCAAGCCTTCCCCGTCTCCACGCCAGAAGTTGGTGCTATTCACCGAGCACCGTGACACGCTGAACTACCTCGAAGGCCGCATCACCACCCTGCTGGGCCGGAAGGAGGCTGTGGTGGCGATCCACGGCGGCCTGGGCCGCGAGGAGCGCAAGAAGGCCGAGGAAGCCTTCAAGCACGATCCCGAGGTGAAGGTGCTGCTCGCCACTGACGCGGCGGGTGAGGGCATCAATCTCCAGCGCGCCCACCTCATGGTCAACTATGACCTGCCCTGGAACCCCAACCGGCTGGAACAACGCTTCGGGCGCATTCACCGCATCGGCCAGACCGAGGTCTGCCACCTGTGGAACTTGGTCGCCGAGGAAACGCGCGAGGGCGATGTCTACAGCAAGCTGCTGGAGAAGCTGGAGCAGGCCCGCCGCGCCCTGGGCGGCCAAGTGTTCGACGTGTTGGGCAAACTCCAGTTCGACGGCAGGCCCCTTCGGGAACTGCTTATCGACGCCATCCGCTATGGCGAACAGCCCGAGGTGCGCGCTCGCCTGGATCAGGTCATCGACGACGCCGTCAACCGCGAGCACCTGTGCGGCTTGCTGGAGGATGGGGCACTGGTCCAGGACAGCATGGACGTAAGCCGGGTCAACCGCATCCGCGAGGAGATGGAGCGGGCCGAGGCCCGACGCCTGCAACCCCACTACATCGAGTCCTTCTTCATGGAGGCGTTCCGTCGTCTGGGCGGCGCCACCAAGCAGCGCGAGCCGCGCCGCTACGAGATCACCCACGTCCCGGCCCCCATCCGCAACCGCGACCGGCTGATCGGCATCGGCGAACCGGTGTTGCCGCGCTACGAGCGTATCGCCTTCGAAAAGGAACTGGTGGCCCCCATGGGGCAGCCCCTGGCTGCCTTCGTCTGCCCCGGCCACCCTCTGCTGGATTCAGTCATCGACCTCACCCTGGAACGTCACCGCGACCTGTTGCGGCGGGGAACCATCCTGGTCGACGAACGCGACTTTGGCACCCGGCCCCGCCTCTTGTTCACCCTGGAACACGCCATCCAGGACGGCGCAGTGACGAGGGGCGGCGAGCGGCGCGTTGTCTCCAAACGCATGCTGTACGTGGAGATCGACGAGGCCGGGACCACCCGTCCCCTGCGCCATGCTCCCTACCTGGACTTCCGTCCGCTGAAGGACGGGGAGCCGAATGCGGACGCCATCCTGGCCCGCCCCGAATGCGCCTGGATCGGACCCGGCCTAGAGGCCCAGGCCATCGGCCACGCCGTCGGCACCGTGGTGCCCGAGCATCTGGCAGAGGTGAAGGACCGCAAGCTGGCCCTGCTGACCAAGACCGAGGCGGCGGTGAAGGACCGCCTGACCAAGGAGATCACGTACTGGGATCACCGCGCCGAGCAACTGAAGCTGCAGGAACAGGCGGGCAAGACCAACGCCAACCTCAATTCCGGTGAGGCCAGGAAGCGCGCCGACGCGCTTCAGGCCCGGCTGGAAAAGCGCCTGGACGAGATAAAGCAGGAACGCCAGATGTCGCCCCTGCCCCCCGTGGTGTTGGGCGGCCTGCTGGTGGTACCGATTGGGCTGTTGAACGCCATCACCGGCAAGACCATGCACCAGCCATCGCAGCCGGTAGACACCATGGCCGCCGCCGCGCGAGCACGCGACATCATCATGGAGATCGAGCGCGGTTTGGGCTTCGAGCCGACCGACCGCGAATTCGAGAAGCTGGGTTACGACATCGAAAGCCGGGTGCCCGGAACCGGACGCCTGCGATTCATCGAGGTCAAGGGCCGCGTCACCGGGGCCAATACCATTACGGTGACCCGTAACGAAATCCTCACCTCGCTGAACAAGCCCGACGACTTCATCCTGGCGGTGGTCGAGTTCGACGGTCCCGGCCACCGTGTCCACTACATCCGCCAGCCGTTCAGCCGTGAGCCGGATTTCGGCGTCACCAGCGTGAACTACAGCTTTGCCGAATTGATTGCGAAAGCGGGTAAGCCGTCATGA